The following coding sequences lie in one Saccharopolyspora hordei genomic window:
- a CDS encoding glycosyltransferase family 4 protein, which translates to MDNAPWAPAGLPAREYLLVLLTAAATTFLLTGLVRLLAIRVGAVAYPRHRDVHVEPMPRMGGVAMYGGVLAAIFLASNLPALSRGFTYSNDAWAAVVAGGLIVLVGALDDRFELDSLTKLAGQVTAAGVLVIAGVQWFVLWVPWGGVEGSVGQTLVFSSNQGQLLTVLLTVAMINAMNFVDGLDGLASGIGLISATATFVFCLGMLDRQNGDVNAYPPALIAAAIAGACLGFLPYNFQPARLFMGDSGSMLIGLMLATASTSASGRLLNYPDADPTDTIALLSPLLVVAAVLFVPLLDLIMAVVRRTKAGKSPFHADKMHLHHRLLEIGHSQRRAVLLIYLWAAVISFGAVSLTLFNPVVVAWVAGLMVLLAAIISVIPRMRARAERES; encoded by the coding sequence ATGGACAACGCACCGTGGGCTCCGGCCGGGCTTCCCGCCCGCGAGTACTTGCTGGTCCTGCTCACCGCTGCGGCGACCACGTTCCTGCTGACCGGGTTGGTGCGCCTGCTGGCGATCCGGGTCGGCGCCGTGGCCTACCCGCGGCACCGTGACGTGCACGTCGAGCCGATGCCGCGGATGGGCGGTGTGGCGATGTACGGCGGGGTGCTGGCGGCGATCTTCCTCGCGTCCAACCTGCCCGCGCTCTCCCGCGGCTTCACCTACTCCAACGACGCCTGGGCGGCGGTCGTGGCGGGCGGGCTGATCGTGCTCGTGGGCGCCCTGGACGACCGCTTCGAGCTGGACTCGCTGACCAAGCTCGCCGGGCAGGTCACCGCGGCCGGGGTGCTGGTGATCGCCGGGGTGCAGTGGTTCGTGCTGTGGGTGCCCTGGGGCGGCGTCGAGGGCTCGGTGGGCCAGACGCTGGTGTTCAGCAGCAACCAGGGCCAGCTGCTGACGGTGCTGCTCACCGTGGCGATGATCAACGCGATGAACTTCGTCGACGGCCTCGACGGGCTGGCCTCCGGGATCGGCTTGATCTCCGCGACGGCCACGTTCGTGTTCTGCCTGGGCATGCTGGACCGGCAGAACGGGGACGTCAACGCCTACCCGCCGGCGCTCATCGCGGCCGCCATCGCCGGGGCCTGCCTCGGCTTCCTGCCGTACAACTTCCAGCCCGCCCGGCTGTTCATGGGCGACTCCGGGTCGATGCTGATCGGGCTGATGCTGGCCACCGCCAGCACCTCGGCCTCCGGTCGGCTGCTGAACTACCCGGACGCGGACCCGACCGACACGATCGCGCTGCTGTCCCCGCTGCTGGTGGTCGCCGCGGTGCTGTTCGTGCCGCTGCTGGACCTGATCATGGCGGTGGTGCGGCGCACCAAGGCCGGCAAGAGCCCGTTCCACGCCGACAAGATGCACCTGCACCACCGGCTGCTGGAGATCGGGCACTCGCAGCGCCGCGCGGTGCTGCTGATCTACCTGTGGGCAGCGGTCATCTCCTTCGGCGCGGTGTCGTTGACGCTGTTCAACCCGGTCGTCGTGGCCTGGGTCGCAGGCCTCATGGTGCTGCTGGCGGCTATCATCTCGGTGATTCCGCGAATGAGAGCCCGAGCTGAACGAGAGTCCTGA
- the atpB gene encoding F0F1 ATP synthase subunit A, with the protein MGALMLAEGGTFQPPGADSFVLPPIFGGVTKPMLLVVLSAIIVGAYFVIATRNLKLVPGKGQFVAEFIYEFSRNKIAREHIGAKDFRPFVPLIFTLFTFILVNNIFGIIPFIQFPTMSRIGFPIALALMVYLVMHGVGFARHGFLGYFKHIMFPPGVPKPIYVLLSPIELFQKFIAQPAALAIRVFAAMFAGHLILLVFTLGGEYLLMEATAAFKPVSVVGFAFAIALTFVEALIQVLQAYIFALLTASFIGAALSEGH; encoded by the coding sequence TTGGGCGCGCTGATGCTGGCCGAGGGCGGAACATTCCAGCCGCCGGGTGCCGATAGCTTTGTCCTTCCGCCGATCTTCGGCGGAGTCACCAAGCCGATGCTCCTCGTCGTGCTCTCGGCGATCATCGTGGGCGCCTACTTCGTGATCGCCACCCGGAACCTGAAGCTGGTCCCGGGCAAGGGGCAGTTCGTCGCGGAGTTCATCTACGAGTTCAGCCGCAACAAGATCGCGCGGGAACACATCGGGGCGAAGGACTTCCGTCCGTTCGTGCCGCTGATCTTCACGCTGTTCACCTTCATCCTGGTGAACAACATCTTCGGCATCATCCCGTTCATCCAGTTCCCGACGATGTCGCGCATCGGCTTCCCGATCGCGCTGGCGCTCATGGTGTACCTGGTGATGCACGGGGTCGGGTTCGCCCGGCACGGCTTCCTGGGTTACTTCAAGCACATCATGTTCCCGCCCGGCGTGCCGAAGCCGATCTACGTCTTGCTGTCGCCGATCGAGCTGTTCCAGAAGTTCATCGCGCAGCCGGCCGCGCTCGCGATCCGGGTGTTCGCCGCGATGTTCGCCGGCCACCTGATCCTGCTGGTGTTCACCCTGGGCGGTGAGTACCTGCTCATGGAGGCCACCGCGGCCTTCAAGCCGGTCTCCGTCGTCGGGTTCGCCTTCGCGATCGCGTTGACCTTCGTCGAGGCGCTGATCCAGGTGCTGCAGGCGTACATCTTCGCGCTGCTGACCGCGAGCTTCATCGGCGCGGCGCTGTCCGAAGGCCACTGA
- a CDS encoding ATP F0F1 synthase subunit C: MSNIVLAQAAEAATNINPGLAAIGYGLGAIGPGVGVGLIWAAVINGTARQPEAQGQLQGIAWISFVLVEVLALIGLVVYFIASAG, from the coding sequence GTGAGCAACATCGTTCTCGCGCAGGCAGCTGAGGCCGCGACCAACATCAACCCCGGTCTGGCCGCGATCGGCTACGGCCTGGGCGCCATCGGCCCGGGTGTCGGCGTGGGCCTGATCTGGGCCGCGGTCATCAACGGCACCGCCCGCCAGCCGGAGGCCCAGGGCCAGCTGCAGGGCATCGCCTGGATCTCCTTCGTTCTGGTCGAGGTGCTCGCGCTGATCGGTCTGGTCGTCTACTTCATCGCCTCCGCTGGCTGA
- a CDS encoding F0F1 ATP synthase subunit B, which produces MKTQMLLAAEGEHNPIIPEPAEIVVGLIAFLLLLFALWKYAVPRFEKVYAERSERIEGGIAKAEAAQAEAQRTLEQYKAQLAEARAEAARIRDDARAEGQQILEEMRAQAQAESERIISQGQSALAHQRAQIVAELRSELGRQAVELASRVVGESLEDEARRRGTVDRFLDELEATSAPAESSKA; this is translated from the coding sequence GTGAAGACGCAGATGCTGCTGGCCGCGGAAGGCGAGCACAACCCGATCATCCCCGAACCGGCGGAGATCGTGGTCGGTCTGATCGCGTTCTTGCTGCTGCTGTTCGCGCTCTGGAAGTACGCGGTCCCGCGCTTCGAGAAGGTCTACGCGGAGCGCAGTGAGCGGATCGAGGGCGGTATCGCCAAGGCCGAGGCCGCGCAGGCCGAGGCCCAGCGGACGCTGGAGCAGTACAAGGCGCAGCTGGCCGAGGCCCGCGCGGAAGCGGCTCGGATCCGCGACGACGCCCGTGCTGAAGGCCAGCAGATCCTGGAAGAGATGCGAGCCCAGGCCCAGGCCGAGTCCGAGCGGATCATCAGCCAGGGCCAGTCCGCGCTGGCGCACCAGCGGGCGCAGATCGTCGCCGAACTGCGGTCGGAGCTCGGCCGCCAGGCGGTCGAGCTCGCCAGCCGGGTCGTCGGCGAGTCCTTGGAGGACGAGGCCCGTCGCCGGGGGACCGTCGACCGGTTCCTGGACGAGCTGGAGGCCACCTCGGCCCCGGCGGAATCTTCCAAGGCCTAA
- a CDS encoding F0F1 ATP synthase subunit delta, translating into MSTLVNAASREALAATELQLLQATDGASAAEITELADELFGVAALLGRESTLRRALADASIEPQSREDLARGLLADKLGARSLPVVVEAVRSRWSGANDLVNGLERLARTALLVQAERAGRLDAVEDELFRLGRIVGSQVDLERLLSDPTGDPAGKEAVVDQLLSGKVEPITLQLVRQLVTRPRGRVSEGLEELAELSAKRRERSVAHVRSAIPLTEEQQQRLSRTLQRIYARPIALHLEVDPEVEGGLLIQVGDEVIDGSITGRLKALRRDLAS; encoded by the coding sequence TTGAGCACCCTCGTGAACGCCGCGAGCCGCGAGGCACTCGCAGCCACCGAGCTGCAGTTGCTCCAGGCCACCGACGGTGCGTCGGCCGCGGAGATCACCGAGCTCGCCGACGAGCTGTTCGGCGTGGCCGCGCTGCTGGGCCGGGAGTCCACGCTGCGGCGGGCGCTCGCCGACGCCTCCATCGAACCGCAGTCCAGGGAGGACCTGGCCCGCGGGTTGTTGGCGGACAAGCTCGGTGCGCGGTCGCTGCCGGTGGTCGTCGAGGCCGTCCGGTCCCGGTGGTCCGGGGCGAACGACCTGGTCAACGGCCTGGAGCGGTTGGCTCGCACGGCGCTGCTGGTGCAGGCCGAGCGGGCGGGCCGGCTCGACGCCGTCGAGGACGAGCTGTTCCGCCTGGGCCGCATCGTCGGCTCCCAGGTCGACCTGGAGCGGCTGCTGTCGGACCCGACCGGGGACCCGGCAGGCAAGGAGGCGGTGGTCGACCAGCTCCTCTCGGGGAAGGTCGAGCCGATCACCTTGCAGTTGGTCCGCCAGCTGGTCACCCGGCCGCGCGGCCGGGTCAGCGAGGGGCTGGAGGAGCTCGCCGAGCTGTCGGCGAAGCGCCGCGAGCGCTCGGTGGCGCACGTCCGCTCTGCGATCCCGCTCACCGAGGAGCAGCAGCAGCGGCTGTCACGCACCCTGCAGCGGATCTACGCACGCCCGATCGCCCTGCACCTCGAGGTCGACCCCGAGGTCGAGGGTGGGCTGCTGATCCAGGTCGGAGACGAGGTCATCGACGGCAGCATCACGGGACGCCTGAAGGCCCTGCGACGCGACCTGGCCAGCTAG
- the atpA gene encoding F0F1 ATP synthase subunit alpha, which produces MAELTISSDEIRSAIEKYVSSYSPEVSREEVGVVTDTGDGIAHVEGLPSVMTEELLEFPGGTYGVAMNLEAQEIGAVILGDSGKIEEGQEVKRTGKVLSVPVGDGFLGRVVNPLGEPIDGLGDIAAEGNRALELQAATVVQRKGVHEPMQTGIKAIDSMTPIGRGQRQLIIGDRKTGKTTVAVDTIINQKANWESGDPTKQVRCIYVAIGQKGSTIAGVKRSLEDAGAMEYTTIVAAPASDSPGLKWLAPYAGSAIGQHWMYQGKHVLIVFDDLTKQAEAYRAISLLLRRPPGREAYPGDVFYLHSRLLERCAKLSDEMGAGSMTGLPIIETKANDVSAYIPTNVISITDGQCFLQSDLFNSGQRPAIDVGISVSRVGGSAQIKAMKNITGSLRLDLAQYRELEAFAAFASDLDAASKAQLDRGARLMEVLKQGQGEPLPVEEEVVALFIGTRGHLDSVPVADVRRFEAEFLAHMRRSHATTLKDIVETGKLSDDGEKAIAEAVEEFKKQFTTSDGSSAAPSEPDAEALAEDEVGQETVKVNRPAPKK; this is translated from the coding sequence ATGGCGGAGCTGACGATCTCGTCGGACGAGATCCGCAGTGCGATCGAGAAGTACGTCTCCAGCTACTCCCCGGAGGTCAGCCGCGAGGAGGTCGGGGTCGTCACCGATACCGGTGACGGCATCGCCCATGTCGAGGGTCTGCCTTCGGTGATGACCGAGGAGCTGCTGGAGTTCCCCGGTGGCACCTACGGTGTCGCGATGAACCTGGAGGCTCAGGAGATCGGTGCGGTCATCCTGGGCGACTCCGGCAAGATCGAGGAGGGCCAGGAGGTCAAGCGGACCGGCAAGGTCCTCTCGGTCCCGGTCGGCGACGGCTTCCTGGGCCGCGTCGTCAACCCGCTCGGCGAGCCGATCGACGGCCTCGGTGACATCGCCGCCGAGGGCAACCGCGCGCTCGAGCTGCAGGCCGCCACGGTCGTGCAGCGCAAGGGCGTGCACGAGCCGATGCAGACCGGCATCAAGGCCATCGACTCGATGACCCCGATCGGTCGCGGGCAGCGGCAGCTGATCATCGGTGACCGCAAGACCGGCAAGACCACGGTCGCGGTCGACACGATCATCAACCAGAAGGCCAACTGGGAGAGCGGCGACCCGACCAAGCAGGTCCGCTGCATCTACGTCGCGATCGGCCAGAAGGGCTCCACGATCGCCGGCGTGAAGCGCTCCCTGGAGGACGCCGGCGCGATGGAGTACACCACCATCGTCGCCGCCCCGGCCTCCGACTCCCCGGGTCTGAAGTGGCTGGCGCCCTACGCGGGCTCGGCCATCGGTCAGCACTGGATGTACCAGGGCAAGCACGTCCTGATCGTTTTCGACGACCTGACCAAGCAGGCCGAGGCGTACCGAGCGATCTCCCTGCTGCTGCGTCGTCCGCCGGGGCGTGAGGCCTACCCGGGTGACGTCTTCTACCTGCACTCCCGCCTGCTGGAGCGCTGCGCGAAGCTGTCCGACGAGATGGGCGCCGGCTCGATGACGGGTCTGCCGATCATCGAGACCAAGGCCAACGACGTGTCGGCCTACATCCCGACCAACGTCATCTCCATCACCGACGGCCAGTGCTTCCTGCAGTCGGACCTGTTCAACTCCGGTCAGCGGCCGGCCATCGACGTCGGTATCTCGGTGTCGCGTGTCGGTGGTTCGGCGCAGATCAAGGCGATGAAGAACATCACCGGTTCGCTGCGTCTGGACCTGGCCCAGTACCGGGAGCTGGAGGCCTTCGCGGCCTTCGCCTCCGACCTGGACGCCGCGTCCAAGGCCCAGCTGGACCGCGGTGCCCGCCTGATGGAGGTCCTCAAGCAGGGCCAGGGCGAGCCGCTGCCGGTCGAGGAGGAGGTCGTCGCCCTCTTCATCGGTACCCGGGGGCACCTGGACTCCGTCCCGGTCGCCGACGTGCGCCGCTTCGAGGCCGAGTTCCTCGCGCACATGCGCCGGAGTCACGCGACCACGCTCAAGGACATCGTCGAGACCGGCAAGCTGTCCGACGACGGTGAGAAGGCGATCGCGGAGGCGGTCGAGGAGTTCAAGAAGCAGTTCACCACCTCCGACGGCAGCTCCGCGGCGCCGAGCGAGCCGGACGCCGAGGCGCTCGCCGAGGACGAGGTGGGCCAGGAGACCGTGAAGGTCAACCGACCCGCGCCGAAGAAGTAA
- a CDS encoding F0F1 ATP synthase subunit gamma, whose protein sequence is MAQLRELRNRIRSVKSTRKITKAQELIATSRIMKAQARVEASRPYATEITNVLSALADVSTLDHPLLTERTNPKRAGVLVVTSDRGFCGGYNANVIKAAEELQTLLREQGKDPVLYVIGRKGEAYYRFRQRKIEASWTGFSDRPEYSDAAEIGDTLVKAFLAGADDYLDDGGPDGKLGVDELHLVHTEFVSMLTQRPTVRRIAPLEVEYSDEPEQKTLKSAYEFEPDAETLFAALLPKYIKTRLYAGLLDAAAAEHAARRTAMKSATDNADELIRTLSREANQARQAQITQEISEIVGGVEALSSAGSE, encoded by the coding sequence ATGGCACAACTTCGGGAACTCCGGAACCGCATCCGGTCGGTCAAGTCGACCCGGAAGATCACCAAGGCGCAGGAGCTGATCGCTACCTCGCGCATCATGAAGGCGCAGGCCAGGGTGGAGGCTTCGCGGCCCTACGCCACGGAGATCACCAACGTCCTGTCCGCGCTGGCCGACGTGAGCACGTTGGACCACCCGCTGCTGACCGAACGCACCAACCCGAAGCGCGCCGGCGTGCTGGTCGTGACCAGCGACCGGGGTTTCTGCGGCGGCTACAACGCCAACGTGATCAAGGCGGCGGAGGAGCTGCAGACCCTGCTGCGCGAGCAGGGCAAGGACCCGGTGCTGTACGTCATCGGCCGCAAGGGCGAGGCGTACTACCGGTTCCGGCAGCGCAAGATCGAGGCGAGCTGGACCGGGTTCAGCGATCGCCCCGAGTACTCCGATGCGGCCGAGATCGGCGACACGCTGGTCAAGGCCTTCCTGGCGGGTGCTGACGACTACCTCGACGACGGTGGTCCGGACGGTAAGCTGGGCGTGGACGAGCTGCACCTGGTGCACACCGAGTTCGTCTCGATGCTCACGCAGCGGCCGACGGTCCGGCGGATCGCTCCCCTCGAGGTGGAGTACTCCGACGAGCCGGAGCAGAAGACGCTCAAGTCCGCGTACGAGTTCGAACCGGACGCCGAGACGCTGTTCGCCGCGCTGCTGCCGAAGTACATCAAGACCCGGCTCTACGCGGGTCTGCTGGACGCGGCGGCGGCCGAGCACGCGGCCCGGCGCACGGCGATGAAGTCGGCGACGGACAACGCGGACGAGTTGATCCGCACCCTCAGTCGCGAGGCCAACCAGGCCCGCCAGGCCCAGATCACCCAGGAAATCAGCGAGATCGTCGGCGGTGTCGAGGCGCTCTCGTCCGCAGGAAGTGAGTGA
- the atpD gene encoding F0F1 ATP synthase subunit beta — protein MTAATATSTGTGRVVRVLGPVVDVEFPRDQVPDLNNALKVDITAEGMAKTLTLEVAQHLGDSVVRTISMQPTQGLVRGVTVTDTGAGISVPVGDVVKGHVFNALGDCLDEPGYASDAEKWEIHRKAPSFDQLEGKTEMLETGIKVIDLLTPYVQGGKIGLFGGAGVGKTVLIQEMIRRVAKNFGGTSVFAGVGERTREGNDLWVEMSESGVLDDTALVFGQMDEPPGTRMRVALSALTMAEYFRDVQHQDVLLFIDNIFRFTQAGQEVSTLLGRMPSAVGYQPTLADEMGELQERITSTRGRSITSMQAIYVPADDYTDPAPATTFAHLDATTELSRAISQKGIYPAVDPLASTSTILDPAIVGDEHYRVAQEVKRILQKYKELQDIIAILGMDELSEEDKVTVQRARRIERYLSQNFYVAKQFTGQEGSFVPVKETIEAFDRLCKGDFDHYPEQAFLSIGGLDDLEAAYKKLTEK, from the coding sequence ATGACTGCTGCTACTGCCACCAGCACTGGCACCGGCCGCGTCGTCCGGGTGCTCGGCCCGGTCGTGGACGTCGAGTTCCCGCGCGACCAGGTGCCGGACTTGAACAACGCCCTCAAGGTGGACATCACCGCGGAGGGCATGGCCAAGACCCTGACGCTGGAGGTCGCCCAGCACCTGGGTGACAGCGTCGTGCGGACGATCTCGATGCAGCCCACCCAGGGCCTGGTGCGCGGCGTGACCGTGACCGACACCGGCGCGGGCATCTCGGTGCCGGTCGGTGACGTGGTCAAGGGCCACGTGTTCAACGCGCTGGGCGACTGCCTGGACGAGCCGGGCTACGCGTCCGACGCCGAGAAGTGGGAGATCCACCGCAAGGCGCCGAGCTTCGACCAGCTCGAGGGCAAGACCGAGATGCTGGAGACCGGCATCAAGGTCATCGACCTGCTGACCCCGTACGTGCAGGGCGGCAAGATCGGTCTGTTCGGCGGCGCCGGTGTGGGCAAGACGGTGCTCATCCAGGAGATGATCCGCCGGGTCGCCAAGAACTTCGGTGGTACCTCGGTGTTCGCCGGTGTCGGCGAGCGCACCCGTGAGGGCAACGACCTCTGGGTCGAGATGTCCGAGTCCGGCGTCCTCGACGACACCGCGCTGGTGTTCGGTCAGATGGACGAGCCGCCGGGGACCCGTATGCGGGTGGCGCTGTCCGCGCTGACGATGGCGGAGTACTTCCGCGACGTCCAGCACCAGGACGTGCTGCTGTTCATCGACAACATCTTCCGGTTCACCCAGGCGGGCCAGGAGGTGTCGACCCTGCTGGGCCGCATGCCGTCCGCCGTGGGTTACCAGCCGACGCTGGCCGACGAGATGGGTGAGCTGCAGGAGCGCATCACCTCCACCCGGGGTCGTTCGATCACCTCGATGCAGGCGATCTACGTGCCGGCGGACGACTACACCGACCCGGCGCCGGCGACCACGTTCGCCCACCTGGACGCGACCACGGAGCTCTCCCGTGCGATCTCCCAGAAGGGCATCTACCCGGCGGTGGACCCGCTGGCCTCCACCTCCACCATCCTCGACCCGGCGATCGTCGGCGACGAGCACTACCGGGTGGCCCAGGAGGTCAAGCGGATCCTGCAGAAGTACAAGGAGCTGCAGGACATCATCGCCATCCTCGGTATGGACGAGCTGTCCGAAGAGGACAAGGTGACGGTGCAGCGGGCGCGTCGCATCGAGCGCTACCTGTCGCAGAACTTCTACGTGGCGAAGCAGTTCACCGGCCAGGAGGGCTCCTTCGTCCCGGTCAAGGAGACCATCGAGGCCTTCGACCGGCTGTGCAAGGGCGACTTCGACCACTACCCGGAGCAGGCGTTCCTGTCCATCGGTGGTCTGGACGACCTCGAGGCGGCGTACAAGAAGCTCACCGAGAAGTGA
- a CDS encoding F0F1 ATP synthase subunit epsilon, whose product MANMSVQLVAVERRLWSGEATSVVAQTTEGEIGILPGHEPLLGQLVEGGVVRITTADKETVTAAVFGGFLSVTADGVSVLAESAELAEEIDVAKAREEAKSADEQDRTRALSRLRAAGQSA is encoded by the coding sequence GTGGCCAACATGTCCGTCCAACTGGTCGCCGTCGAGCGCCGCCTGTGGTCCGGGGAGGCGACCTCGGTGGTCGCGCAGACCACCGAGGGAGAGATCGGCATCCTGCCCGGGCACGAGCCGCTGCTCGGCCAGCTGGTCGAGGGTGGTGTGGTGCGCATCACCACCGCGGACAAGGAGACCGTGACCGCCGCGGTGTTCGGCGGCTTCTTGTCGGTCACCGCCGACGGGGTGAGCGTGCTGGCGGAGTCCGCCGAGCTGGCCGAGGAGATCGACGTGGCGAAGGCCCGCGAGGAGGCCAAGAGCGCGGACGAGCAGGATCGAACGCGGGCGTTGAGCCGATTGCGAGCCGCCGGCCAATCGGCCTGA
- a CDS encoding DUF2550 domain-containing protein, producing MGSPVVWLVVAVGLLLVAALVVAVLAWRRLRELRVGGIDVALRVNKDSGGRGWHLGVAHYRGEEFAWYRVLSLRSGPNWVVNRRDVEIARRREPSAAESYAMPPGATVLDLTGRGPELELAMGVDALTGFLSWLESAPPGRSVPWAS from the coding sequence ATGGGTTCCCCGGTCGTGTGGCTCGTGGTGGCGGTGGGGCTGCTGCTGGTGGCAGCCCTGGTCGTTGCGGTGCTGGCGTGGCGGCGGCTGCGGGAACTGCGCGTCGGCGGGATCGATGTCGCGCTGCGCGTCAACAAGGACAGCGGTGGCCGGGGCTGGCACCTCGGGGTGGCGCACTACCGGGGTGAGGAGTTCGCCTGGTACCGGGTGCTGAGCCTGCGGTCCGGGCCGAACTGGGTGGTCAACCGCAGGGACGTGGAGATCGCCCGCCGGCGGGAGCCGTCGGCCGCGGAGTCCTACGCGATGCCCCCGGGCGCGACGGTGCTCGACCTGACGGGCCGGGGCCCGGAGCTGGAGCTGGCGATGGGCGTCGACGCGCTGACCGGGTTCCTGTCCTGGCTGGAGTCCGCCCCACCGGGCCGCTCGGTCCCCTGGGCGTCCTGA
- a CDS encoding LysR family transcriptional regulator — protein sequence MLDPSRLLVLLALREHGSVTRAADQLGRTPPAVSQQLIRLEDEVGAQLVERLPHGVRLTPLGVQLAERADRIAAALRDATDDAQRFRDEHRNRLRLGAFPTAGLALLPEALTAMRHRHPDAELSVLDLGPAEGIERVAAHRLDLALVGEYHEPLEAPPGVRLVHLLDDPVHAVLPTGHPLAEATAPRLADFRDDTWAGAPLHLPNRRQLEAAAHAEGFTPRVAFEFESYAVAEAVVSAGVAVSFIPRLAITGAPGTTHQPLASGLHRRIHAAVPTDTRHAPLTDVFLQLLHDLSRDTGLG from the coding sequence ATGCTCGATCCCTCGCGGCTGCTCGTGCTGCTGGCGCTGCGCGAACACGGCAGCGTCACGCGGGCCGCCGACCAGCTCGGCCGGACCCCGCCCGCGGTGTCGCAGCAGCTCATCCGCCTGGAGGACGAAGTCGGCGCGCAGCTGGTCGAGCGGCTCCCACACGGGGTCCGCCTGACCCCGCTGGGCGTGCAGCTGGCCGAGCGAGCGGACCGGATCGCCGCGGCCCTGCGGGACGCCACCGACGACGCGCAGCGCTTCCGCGACGAGCACCGCAACCGGCTCCGCCTCGGCGCCTTCCCCACCGCCGGGCTCGCCCTGCTGCCCGAGGCGCTCACCGCGATGCGCCACCGCCACCCCGACGCGGAGCTGTCCGTGCTCGACCTCGGCCCGGCCGAGGGCATCGAGCGGGTCGCCGCGCACCGCCTGGACCTGGCCCTGGTCGGCGAGTACCACGAACCGCTGGAGGCGCCACCGGGCGTCCGCCTCGTGCACCTGCTCGACGACCCGGTCCACGCCGTGCTGCCCACCGGCCACCCGCTCGCCGAGGCCACCGCGCCGCGGCTCGCCGACTTCCGCGACGACACCTGGGCCGGCGCCCCGCTCCACCTGCCGAACCGCCGCCAGCTCGAAGCCGCCGCGCACGCCGAGGGCTTCACCCCGCGGGTGGCGTTCGAGTTCGAGTCCTACGCCGTGGCCGAAGCCGTGGTCTCCGCCGGGGTGGCGGTGTCGTTCATCCCCCGCCTGGCCATCACCGGCGCCCCCGGCACCACCCACCAGCCGCTCGCCTCCGGCCTGCACCGGCGCATCCACGCCGCGGTCCCGACCGACACCCGCCACGCGCCGCTGACCGACGTGTTCCTCCAGCTCCTCCACGACCTCAGCCGCGACACCGGCCTGGGGTGA
- a CDS encoding GNAT family N-acetyltransferase, with translation MSKQASFTIEPEPIDTPDAQRALDAYVAELDRRFPNGFDTSRAAPPAKTDFVPPNGVFLVVRDEGRVLGCGALRTEPHGIGEIRRMWIAPELRGRGAGRALLRELEEHATELGCDRVRLDTASELREARALYESAGYREIPAYNDNEYARHWYEKALA, from the coding sequence GTGAGCAAGCAGGCCAGTTTCACGATCGAACCCGAACCCATCGACACCCCGGACGCCCAGCGGGCGCTCGACGCGTACGTCGCCGAGCTGGACCGCCGCTTCCCGAACGGGTTCGACACCTCCCGCGCCGCACCGCCGGCGAAGACCGACTTCGTCCCGCCCAACGGGGTGTTCCTGGTGGTGCGCGACGAGGGCCGGGTCCTCGGCTGCGGCGCGCTGCGCACCGAGCCGCACGGCATCGGGGAGATCCGGCGCATGTGGATCGCCCCGGAGCTGCGGGGCCGGGGCGCGGGCCGGGCGCTGCTCCGCGAGCTCGAGGAGCACGCCACGGAGCTGGGCTGCGACCGGGTCCGGTTGGACACCGCGTCCGAGCTCCGCGAGGCGCGCGCCCTCTACGAGTCGGCGGGCTACCGGGAGATCCCGGCCTACAACGACAACGAGTACGCCCGGCACTGGTACGAAAAAGCGCTGGCTTGA
- a CDS encoding GNAT family N-acetyltransferase — translation MRIEIVDYDHPDSRVLIDSLQQEYVERYGEEDLTPVDPAEFRPPRGLFLLGYLDGRPVVSGGWRSQDSDEPGFQDGDAELKRMFVVPGARGAGLARRMLAELERTAAEAGRKRMVLETGVRQPEAIGLYASAGYVEIDKFGVYQDDPLSRCFGKELS, via the coding sequence GTGCGCATCGAGATCGTCGACTACGACCACCCGGATTCCCGGGTGCTGATCGACAGCCTCCAGCAGGAGTACGTCGAGCGCTACGGCGAGGAGGACCTCACCCCGGTCGACCCGGCGGAGTTCCGGCCGCCGCGCGGGCTGTTCCTGCTCGGCTACCTGGACGGCCGCCCGGTCGTGTCGGGCGGCTGGCGCAGCCAGGACAGCGACGAGCCGGGGTTCCAGGACGGGGACGCCGAGCTCAAGCGGATGTTCGTCGTGCCCGGTGCGCGCGGGGCCGGCCTCGCGCGGCGGATGCTCGCGGAGCTGGAGCGGACCGCCGCGGAGGCCGGCCGCAAGCGCATGGTGCTCGAGACGGGGGTGCGCCAGCCGGAGGCGATCGGGCTCTACGCCTCCGCCGGGTACGTCGAGATCGACAAGTTCGGCGTGTACCAGGACGACCCGCTGAGCCGGTGCTTCGGCAAGGAGCTCAGCTAG